Proteins encoded within one genomic window of Jiangella mangrovi:
- a CDS encoding PQQ-binding-like beta-propeller repeat protein has translation MTGPDSSGRGDWLTARGAANRGVSAVVGSGTPPAVVGRWATGADVRQVAEFDSGVLVLAGATLQAWSWDGTLLWSDGTSAATRVLHVVGDTALVLSGERVVRRVSLRTGASTWQGVAPDGTNLSGPGSSKVADVGGRVLWFTAPTYATAVTCRELLPGGSVETRWVRDFGGHYDTGFGPVMVVDDVLGSGEPQLLLSTRTGSGYGTSDDDVSSERLVLGREDGRLLQVVLSIDDGSTVTEVAYRPDPGDYPCARPYGLLRVASAPDGERIVVMVSCQVEEYYAVTRVRDGELSRAWGRFVEKDWPHDAQELRPQVSSVVPRHGSNPWLVTGHHDGATWTTVVDDAVTGERLRSLPGHYFWGAAGTLAIVSPATARALTGREPTLAVRLDDLDAVVASHEGQPVVCGADELPADVSFHAERRSLVGLAGGVVTRQPDGTAVWWSPATGSTTPLGVPDVVGAYSGVGGAVVLLDAEGALHRIGADLSLGGVVRPGGRRAQALVVTDGDRPLVLLDGERSSRAVGLDGSEVALPGRVVAAAREPSGAAVVACLMDDGVRCVGLGGGEARAVVPARGRPTHAVLFDEARLLLVAARTGVHTATIGVFRVVDGSPLWTDPDQGPHPNTPAVAQDADGRWLVAYDDHGQLTVRDGLTGEVLAKDDWTAAYTTPMRVESPPGWLRVGGIHGIDAVDEAGAVRWRHGAPLWTYFPGEAALAGAVLGCVTRDGRLDAFSVADGRVLWSAELGAVAQRPPLVAVSLASGEGLSFVAGTADGSLVAFSAGSGERRDWSVSFGVAVETLVVCSFGGPRLLAGTADGVVHAVAF, from the coding sequence CGCCGCGAACCGTGGCGTCTCCGCGGTGGTCGGCAGCGGGACGCCGCCGGCCGTGGTGGGTCGCTGGGCGACCGGCGCCGACGTCCGCCAGGTCGCCGAGTTCGACTCGGGCGTGCTGGTCCTGGCCGGCGCGACGCTGCAGGCCTGGTCCTGGGACGGCACGCTGCTGTGGTCGGACGGGACGTCGGCGGCGACGCGGGTGCTGCACGTGGTGGGCGATACGGCTCTCGTCCTGTCGGGCGAGCGCGTGGTGCGGCGGGTGTCGCTGCGGACCGGCGCCTCGACGTGGCAGGGCGTGGCTCCGGACGGCACGAACCTGTCCGGTCCGGGGTCGTCGAAGGTGGCCGATGTGGGAGGCCGCGTCCTCTGGTTCACCGCGCCGACCTACGCGACCGCCGTCACGTGCCGCGAGCTGCTGCCCGGCGGCTCGGTCGAGACGCGCTGGGTGCGCGACTTCGGCGGCCACTACGACACCGGCTTCGGCCCGGTCATGGTGGTCGACGACGTACTGGGTTCGGGTGAGCCGCAGCTGCTGCTGTCCACGCGCACCGGCTCGGGCTACGGCACCAGCGACGACGACGTCAGCAGCGAGCGGCTGGTGCTCGGCCGCGAGGACGGGCGGCTGCTGCAGGTCGTCCTGTCGATCGACGACGGGTCGACGGTGACGGAGGTCGCCTACCGTCCCGATCCCGGCGACTACCCGTGCGCCCGCCCGTACGGCCTGCTACGGGTGGCGTCCGCGCCCGATGGCGAGCGGATCGTCGTCATGGTGAGCTGCCAGGTCGAGGAGTACTACGCCGTCACGCGGGTGCGCGACGGCGAGCTGTCGCGGGCGTGGGGGCGGTTCGTCGAGAAGGACTGGCCGCACGACGCCCAGGAGCTGCGGCCGCAGGTGTCGTCCGTCGTGCCGCGGCACGGGTCGAACCCGTGGCTGGTCACCGGCCACCACGACGGCGCGACCTGGACCACCGTCGTCGACGACGCCGTCACCGGCGAGCGGCTGCGGTCCCTGCCCGGGCACTACTTCTGGGGCGCTGCGGGCACGCTGGCGATCGTCTCCCCCGCGACCGCGCGGGCGCTGACCGGCCGCGAGCCGACGCTGGCGGTGCGGCTGGACGACCTCGACGCCGTGGTGGCCTCGCACGAGGGTCAACCGGTGGTGTGCGGCGCCGACGAGCTGCCGGCCGACGTGTCCTTCCACGCCGAGCGGCGGTCGCTCGTGGGCCTCGCGGGCGGTGTGGTGACCCGGCAACCGGACGGGACGGCGGTTTGGTGGTCGCCGGCGACGGGTTCGACGACGCCGCTGGGGGTGCCCGATGTGGTGGGCGCGTACTCGGGCGTGGGCGGCGCGGTGGTGCTCCTCGATGCCGAGGGTGCGCTGCACCGGATCGGGGCGGACCTGTCTCTGGGCGGGGTCGTGCGGCCGGGCGGACGGCGGGCGCAGGCGCTCGTCGTCACCGACGGCGACCGGCCTCTGGTCCTGCTCGACGGTGAGCGCTCCAGCCGGGCGGTGGGGCTCGACGGGTCCGAGGTCGCGTTGCCGGGGCGGGTCGTGGCGGCCGCGCGCGAGCCGTCCGGTGCCGCCGTCGTCGCCTGTCTGATGGACGACGGCGTGCGGTGCGTGGGTCTCGGAGGCGGCGAGGCGCGTGCCGTGGTGCCGGCACGTGGCCGGCCGACGCACGCCGTCCTGTTCGACGAGGCGCGGTTGCTGCTGGTGGCGGCGCGGACCGGCGTACACACGGCGACGATCGGCGTGTTCCGGGTCGTCGACGGCTCGCCGCTCTGGACCGACCCCGACCAGGGCCCGCACCCCAACACCCCTGCCGTCGCCCAGGATGCGGACGGCCGGTGGCTGGTCGCGTACGACGATCACGGCCAGCTCACCGTCCGCGACGGCTTGACCGGCGAGGTGCTGGCCAAGGACGACTGGACGGCCGCCTACACGACACCCATGCGGGTCGAGTCGCCGCCCGGGTGGCTGCGGGTGGGCGGCATCCACGGGATCGACGCGGTCGACGAGGCCGGCGCCGTCCGCTGGCGGCACGGCGCGCCATTGTGGACGTACTTCCCCGGCGAGGCGGCGCTGGCCGGTGCCGTGCTCGGCTGCGTGACGCGCGACGGCCGGCTGGACGCGTTCTCCGTCGCGGATGGGCGGGTCCTGTGGAGCGCTGAGCTGGGCGCGGTGGCGCAGCGGCCGCCGCTGGTCGCCGTGTCCTTGGCCAGTGGGGAGGGGTTGAGCTTCGTGGCAGGGACGGCCGACGGTTCACTGGTCGCGTTCTCTGCCGGGTCGGGTGAGCGGCGCGACTGGTCGGTGTCGTTCGGCGTCGCCGTCGAGACGTTGGTGGTGTGCTCGTTCGGCGGGCCGCGGCTCCTCGCCGGGACCGCCGACGGAGTGGTGCACGCCGTCGCGTTCTGA